DNA sequence from the Vicia villosa cultivar HV-30 ecotype Madison, WI linkage group LG3, Vvil1.0, whole genome shotgun sequence genome:
tgtGTTCAATACATAGAGGAATCGAATTCAAAATACTACGTCTAGTCCATGAATTGGCCGCCCTTGCAAGTGAATGAGCAACCATATTCTCTTGACGTTTAGTAAACTTAACGTCAAAGTTAGGAAAAGATTGAAGAAGTTCAGAAATAGATCTAAGGATAATACTAAATTCAGAAGCGCCCTTATTGTTGGAGTGTACCGCTTGAGTAACTCTCTGGCAATCACTTTCAAAAATGACATAATTCAGATTCATCGAGATGGCTCCAAGGATAGCCTCTTTAAGGGCTAAGGCTTCCGCTTCAATAACACTAAGAGATCCAGGATCCCAAGATGTACCTGCACTGATTAAATTCCCCAAATGATTGCGCATACACCAGCCTCTATTAGTAGTAccattgttattattaaaagctGCGTCAACATTGCATTTAATCCAACCCATTGGCGGAGGCCTCCACTCTACCTCATGTTGTACATGACCAGAATTACCGCTAACATCCTGAGCATGAAACCAATCATTCCACCTGTGGAACGCACATAGACCCAATTTAGATGCTTCTTCCTTTTCTTGGTGCCAAATAAGGTCATTCCTATTCTTCCACATTAATTCAATCATGACCGCGAACCTCCTCGCTAACTTCTTATCTTCTTTCTTACAAATGTCGAAAATAAAAGCCGTAAAGTCATTATATAAGAGAAGACGGGAATAGATGCCATTCGTCCTCCGGATGATGAGTACAAAATTCGCACTCCAAGGGGCACATGACAAACCGTTGCCGAAGGCGAGAACGAGTCGGAAGGCAACCTGAACAAATCCTCCATAAAAGATGTTTCACTCTTGGAGGTGCTACAATATTCCAAATACTATTCCAATCTTCTGAAATGTTCCCATTTGCATGGCGGTGAAAGGCATTACGCCATAGTCGATAGCCCGATCGAACACTATATTTTCCATCCTGTTCCTCCTTCCAAATTAAAGTATCCGTTGTAACATCTTCCAAGAGAGGCACCTGTAAGATTAATTCTGTATCTACCACATCAAAGATAGAACTAACAGCTTCAGAATTCCACTGCTTCTCATTAGGCAACATAAGATCGTTAATTGTAGTAGAGTACGCTTCTTGTTTCTGGGGTCCTCTCAATCTAGAATTAACACTCCCCCGACACCATGGTTCAGTCATAACCGCAATACTTCTACCATCCTAAAATCTgtaatttattgaataaaataataagacttaattgcaattttgatccctttgttattatttttttgagttttggtccccctattttaaaattcagaattttagtccctatattttaattttttgaggattttggtccccctgcTAATTCGaagataattttaaatgaaatgacgctCATATTGATGATGCGTCAGTGCTAGTTCAACAGTGAAATTAGGGATGGCATTTTGGCCCATCCCCAATGGGTACCCACAAAAAACCCCATATCGGGTAGGGTAAATACCCATAAAAATGGGTATGGGCACGGgcacgggtaattacccattaaaatatgtGGGTATGGATTCG
Encoded proteins:
- the LOC131659316 gene encoding uncharacterized protein LOC131659316, which produces MTEPWCRGSVNSRLRGPQKQEAYSTTINDLMLPNEKQWNSEAVSSIFDVVDTELILQVPLLEDVTTDTLIWKEEQDGKYSVRSGYRLWRNAFHRHANGNISEDWNSIWNIVAPPRVKHLLWRICSGCLPTRSRLRQRWNDWFHAQDVSGNSGHVQHEVEWRPPPMGWIKCNVDAAFNNNNGTTNRGWCMRNHLGNLISAGTSWDPGSLSVIEAEALALKEAILGAISMNLNYVIFESDCQRVTQAVHSNNKGASEFSIILRSISELLQSFPNFDVKFTKRQENMVAHSLARAANSWTRRSILNSIPLCIEHILLNESH